In Peromyscus eremicus chromosome 2, PerEre_H2_v1, whole genome shotgun sequence, a single genomic region encodes these proteins:
- the Tnfrsf1b gene encoding tumor necrosis factor receptor superfamily member 1B: protein MAPATLWVALVIGLQLWATGHTVPTQITLTPYIPEPGVTCQEPKEYYNNNVQMCCAACPPGQHVKHFCTKISDTVCSDCEDGTYTKLWNRLSTCLSCGSRCGYDQVKTRACTKQQNRVCACKADMYCALQTNTDSCRQCLRLSKCGPGFGVASTRSANGNVVCRACAPGTFSDTTSSTDVCRPHRICSILAIPGNASTDAVCAPESPALSTVPGAVYISQSESTRSHPLEPEPEPEPSQTPTTVFVKSEPSTTGGISLPIGLIVGVTALGLLVLGLVNCLILVQKKKKPSCLQREAKVPHLPDEKSLGATGLEQQHLLTTAPSSSSSSLESSASAGHRRAPPRSQPQATATEEARGSQEACAGSRSSDSSHGSHGTHVNVTCIVNVCSSSDHSSQCSSQASTTVGDTDANAPGSPKDEQVPFSQEECPSQSQWETPETLQSREKPLPLGVPDVGMKPNQPGWCDQVAAKVA from the exons ATTACCTTGACACCCTACATTCCAGAACCTGGAGTCACATGCCAGGAACCAAAGGAATACTACAACAACAATGTTCAGATGTGCTGTGCTGCGTGTCCTCCCG GCCAGCATGTGAAACACTTCTGCACCAAAATCTCAGACACAGTGTGCTCCGACTGTGAGGACGGCACGTACACCAAGCTCTGGAACAGGCTCTCCACGTGCCTGAGCTGTGGTTCTCGCTGTGGCTATG ACCAGGTGAAGACCCGTGCCTGTACTAAACAGCAGAACCGAGTGTGCGCCTGCAAAGCTGACATGTACTGTGCCTTGCAAACAAATACTGACAGCTGTCGACAGTGCCTGAGGCTGAGCAAGTGCGGCCCTGGCTTTGGAGTGGCCAGTACAA GATCTGCAAATGGAAACGTGGTGTGCAGGGCCTGTGCCCCAGGGACGTTCTCTGACACCACATCATCCACAGATGTGTGCAGGCCCCACCGCAT ATGTAGCATCCTCGCCATTCCCGGAAATGCAAGCACGGATGCAGTCTGTGCACCCGAGTCCCCAGCCCTGAGCACCGTCCCAGGAGCAGTCTACATATCTCAGTCGGAGTCCACAAGATCCCACCCCctggagccagagccagagccagagcccaGCCAAACTCCAACCACCGTCTTTGTCAAAAGTGAACCGAGCACCACGGGTGGTATCTCTCTTCCAATCG GTCTGATCGTTGGGGTGACAGCTCTGGGTCTGCTGGTGTTAGGGCTGGTGAACTGCCTCATCCTGGTGCAGAAGAAAA AGAAGCCCTCCTGCCTACAAAGAGAAGCCAAGGTG CCTCACCTGCCCGATGAGAAGTCCCTGGGTGCCACAGGCCTAGAGCAGCAGCACCTGTTGACCACAGCACCCAGTTCCAGCAGCAGCTCCCTGGAGAGCTCAGCCAGCGCTGGGCACAGGCGGGCGCCCCCTCGGAGCCAGCCCCAGGCAACGGCCACAGAGGAGGCCCGAGGGTCTCAGGAGGCCTGTGCAGGCTCCCGGAGTTCAG ATTCTTCCCACGGCAGCCACGGGACCCATGTCAATGTCACCTGCATCGTGAACGTCTGTAGTAGCTCTGACCACAGCTCACAGTGTTCTTCCCAAGCCAGCACCACAGTGGGGGACACAGATGCCAACGCCCCGGGATCCCCGAAGGATGAGCAGGTTCCCTTCTCCCAGGAGGAGTGTCCTTCTCAGTCCCAGTGGGAGACCCCAGAGACACTGCAGAGCCGTGAGAAGCCCTTGCCCCTTGGTGTGCCTGATGTGGGCATGAAGCCGAATCAACCGGGCTGGTGTGACCAGGTTGCAGCCAAAGTGGCCTGA